ATCAGCCCGGGAAACGCCCTTTAATCAGCCCGGGTAACGCCCTTTAATCAGCCCGGGTAACGCCCTTTAATCAGCCCGGGTAACGCCCTTTAATCAGCCCGGGTAATGCCCTTTAATCAGCCCGGGTAACGCCCTTTAATCACCCCGGGTAACACCCTTTAATCACCCCGGGTAACACCCTTTAATCAGCCCGGGAAACGCCCTTTAATCAGCCCGGGTAACACCCTTTAATCACCCCGGGTAACACCCTTTAATCAGCCCGGGAAACGCCCTTTAATCAGCCCGGGTAACACGGTAACCAGCCCCAGTAACTGTGATGTTCTTAATCACCCTGCATGGCTCCTAGTTGTAGGAGTAGAATCATCCACAGTCAGTGTGTTAGTACCATTGCGGATGATGTGTTGCTAACAGGAAGTGGTGCTCTGCGGGCGAGGCTAAGCTGCTGGGTCACATGGCTGATCATTGATTGGTGTAGGCGCTGTGCTGCTGGGTCACATGGCTGATCATTGATTGGTGTAGGCGCTGTGCGGTGGCTCATTACCACACTGTAGAAACCCACCGGGCCCCCCGAACCGCTCCCTGTGAGGCCAGGTGTCTCGTTTCCTCTATCAGGCTGAAGGACTCCGCTCTTAATTAGGACTGAGtggtgctgcagctgctgcctcATTAAGCATCACATTCAGACTAATGGGGTAAGagggtcaggacaattcacttTTTATTTCTGAGGGAATGTAATTTTCCGTGTCTAAGCAACAGTGATTTTATCAGAGCTGAACCACCGTTGGTCCTGTTTTAATCATATATACATTTTGCTGTATTGTAAAATCCTGCTGCACCttcttaacatttttatttggagTGTTTGCTTATGTTCatatactgagagagagacagagagggaaagagagattgaGAAGGAAACAAGAAAAGAGAAACtgaaagaagagaggagaggagagagaaaggagcagTGGAGGAGAAAGGGCATTAATCTGAGTCACACAGCCCCCCCAGTGTAAAGGTTGAGGTCTCTTCTGTCCTCCAGTATAGTGTGAACACAAACCTGTGCACTGAAGCGCCACTAAAACCCTTCAGTGAAAGTGTGGCACCTTCTGGCCTCAGGAACAGTCTTTCTAACTCAGATTAGGGGTCAGGGGTTGATTGAAGCCCAGTCTCCATGGCTAGAGCGTGCGTGTAATGGAGCGGTGTGTTTCAGGATTATGAGTTCCTGTATGAAAAGGGCGTCTGCAGCATCTTTGGCCCCGGCACCCGCATTCCCCAGGCGGCCGTCGAGGTGATCGACAACATCGAGAGGAGCCTGGAGAAAGGCCAGCAGACACTCTGACACCGCCGCCACCCCCCACTGACCCGCTGAAAGGATCCTGCATCACAACATGCCTGCAGCCTTCGCTGTCTGTAGCCCTGACCCTTCACACACAAGACATGCGCCTTTGAATTCTGtctgatttttatttatgtagcaTCTTTTAATGTAAATCAACATGAACTGAGTGAAATGTATTTCAAGCTGTTGAATCTTTTTTGATTTTGGCTCATAAATATTTGGTGAAATGGCTGCAGATTAGGATGAGGCCAATGGCTGTTACAGACACTACCACTGTTATAATCACTGACACCATGCCAGTGTTAGTTTTTGATTgtccatttcagaaaaaaaccccaaaaaaacactttatcCAATTTTTGTATCCAATTCCTCTTACTGTCTAGAGGGTGCAGGgcttatataataataaaataaatttccaGAAACTTGTGAATAAACAAtgggtgtgtttgagtttgaactCAATCTGGTGGTTATTTCAGATGGGTGCAGTGACCTGCCCGAGACAGGGTGGATGTTCTGCGGTCTTTAAGCTGCATGGCTGGAGCAGAACGGCCCATTAGTCATGTCCCAGCCTCCAAATGTGGTGTTACCTGTTCAACCCCGCCATGCTGAATGTGCTGGTAAGAGCTGAATGTGCTGGTAAGAGCTGAATGTGCTGGTAAAAGCTGAATGTGCTAATAAGAGCTGAATGTGCTGGTAAAAGCTGAATATGCTGGTAAAAGCTGAATGTGCTGATAAGCTGAATGTGCTGGTAAGAGCTGAATGTGTTGGTAAAAGCTGAATGTGCTAATAAGCTGAATGTGCTGGTAAGAGCTGCATGTGCTGATAAGAGCTGAATATTTTGGTATGAGCTGAATGTGCTGGTAAGAGCTGAATGTGCTGGTAAAAGCTGAATGTGCTAATAAGAGCTGAATATGCTGGTAAAAGCTGAATGTGCTGGTAAAAGCTGAAGAGGACTTGATCCCTTAAGCCTGTGGCAGGTGGCAGAATCGTCATGGTAACGATGCAGGATTGATTGTCCTTGATTTATTTACCTGATGCCAGATCTTGGAGTGAGCCAGAACAGGCCATAGACATCTTGCTCATATTAGCAAAACTTTTTTCTTGTGTTCCACTATTTTTCATAAGCTCTATGTTTTCTTCCCCAACTAACTAACTAGTAGAGCTGTCATTGAATGTGTTAGCTTGAGGCATCGCTATAGCATTAGAAAGGCTATCTCATCACTCCCTGTATGTACCCCtgtaacacatttcacttttttacaatattaacatttaaaagaaataatACAGGTATTCATTTTATGTTGcaataaatacagaaaacatTTCACCAGTTTTTTTGATGATGGGGCTTTTGGATgaaacactggaacagtgctAACCTATAGAAATACAAACTCTCAGATAAGCAAGGGTAAATCAAtcatttttttggaacaaaagcTGAAACAAAACTGatgtaaacattacatttgttttataaCCAGACAGTTAATGTTGCATAAAGGCAAACTGACTTATTTCCGATGGTCCATTAGGCCACAGTTCGATCAGCACAAAGGCTCCATTGTGGGGCTACCTTGGCGTGTGTCTGGCTATAGTATGTCCCATCCTGATTCTAGGACACCCCATTCTCTCAACACAGTTTGAATAACCCTGGTGGAACCCCACGTGACACAAAACACAAGGACTCAtggaatatctaaaatatcttGTAGGACACCGATaatataaagtaaataaagcCTGATCTTTAAAACCAGCATCCGTCAGGCCTCAGCAACAGTGAACGCATGCGTAATAAACACGCGTAATAAACACGTGCTGGAGCATATCCGTGGCCTCATTCTACCAgtgtcacctgtatgtcacTGCCGTCTACTCgtgtcacctgtatgtcacTGCCGTCCACTCGTGTCAcctgtgtcacctgtatgtcacTGCCGTCTACTCgtgtcacctgtatgtcacTGCCTTCTAcctgtgtcacctgtatgtcacTGCCGTCTAcctgtgtcacctgtatgtcacTGCCGTCTACCAgtgtcacctgtatgtcacTGCCGTCTACCAgtgtcacctgtatgtcacTGCCTTCTAcctgtgtcacctgtatgtcacTGCCTTCTACCAgtgtcacctgtatgtcacTGCCTTCTACCAgtgtcacctgtatgtcacTGCCTTCTAcctgtgtcacctgtatgtcacTGCCTTCTACCAgtgtcacctgtatgtcacTGCCTTCTACCTACACGCTGTCAGGGGAGAGATGTGGCTTCTGTGAAACGCCAATGCACCGCTGGAAAAAGCTGGTTTAATgcacatgtatatatatttttttttttttttgtgcggaTCTTTAAAAGAATTCCCCAAAATTATCCCCGGAAGCAGTTATATACTTCACATTCTGCTGCACTGGAAAATGTGCCTAACCGTGCAGAGGTACGTCCGTCTACTGTTCCACCGCTGCTGGTTACACCTTAAGCCCTGGACTTCTGTCTGTCCCCTGCAGCAGCAATGGATCTGATGATCCAGAGGGGTGCGTCGTCTCCAACCCTGACTGTGATTCTGAAGGGAACCCCAGTCTTGTGTCCCTGACGGTGATTCTGAAGGGAACCCCAGTCTTGTGTCCCTGACGGTGATTCTGAAGGGAACCCCAGTCTTGTGTCCCTGACGGTGATTCTGAAGGGAACCCCAGTCTTGTGTCCCTGACGGTGATTCTGAAGGGAACCCCAGTCTTGTGTCCCTGACGGTGATTCTGAAGGGAACCCCAGTCTTGTGTCCCTGACGGTGATTCTGAAGGGAACCCCAGTCTTGTGTCCCTGACGGTGATTCtgagggttagggtttgtgCATCTTACCCTGTTGTGCCACGCGGCTCATTTTAAGTTGGTTTTTAAAGGTTTGTGAATTAAGCCCTACACCTTGAAGAGAGAAATTAATCTTTCAGTTtcactttaaatatttattgtctTTTGGAGTTTATTTTAAtctgtctctttttttccctaGTCCTTTTTATCATCTGTTCAGAGAAAATTAGCAGCCATGCTCGTGCATTTCTGACTGAAATGACTTTTACTAGTGTCCGTCTCCACTGCTGCTGTCTGCACAGTCTCTTCAGTGACTGTAATGTCATGttaatgtttcttttgtttgctGGTCGTGCTGCTGTACAGTAATCTCACAGTTCTGTGTTTGTGCGggtgtgtcactgttctgtgtttgtttgtgtgtgtgtgtgtgtgtttgtgtgtgcgtgtcacagttctgtgtgtgtgtgtgtgtgtgtgtgtgtcactgttctgtgtttgtgtgtgtgtgtgtgtgtgtgtgtgtttgtgtgtgtgtgtgtgtttgtgtgtgtgtgtgtgtgtgtgtttgtgtgtgcgtgtgtttgtgtgtgtgtgtttgtgtgtgtgtgtgtgtgtgtgcgtgtgtgtgtgtgtgtgtgtttgtgtgtgtgtgtgtgtgcgtgtgtgtgtgtgtgtgtgcgtgtgtgtgtgtgtgtgtgtgcgtgtcacagttttgtgtgtgtgtgtgtgtgtgtgtgtgtgtgagtgtgtgtttgtgtgtgcgtgtgtttgtgtgtgtgtgtttgtgtgtgtgtgtgtgtgtgtgtttgtgtgtgcgtgtgtttgtgtgtgtgtgtttgtgtgtgtgtgtgtgtgcgtgtgtgtgtgtgtgtgtgcgtgtgtgtgtgtgtgtgtgtgcgtgtcacagttttgtgtgtgtgtgtgtgtgtgtgtgtgtgtgagtgtgtgtttgtgtgtgcgtgtgtttgtgtgtgtgtgtttgtgtgtgtgtgtgtgtgtgtgtgtgcgtgtgtgtgtgtgtgtgcgtgtcacagttctgtgtgtgtgtgtgtgtgtgtgtgtgtgtgtttgtgtgtgcgtgtcacagttctgtgtgtgtgtgtgtgtgtgtgtgtgtcactgttctgtgtttgtgtgtgtgtgtgtgtgtgtgtgtgtttgtgtgtgtgtgtgtgtttgtgtgtgtgtgtgtgtgtgtgtttgtgtgtgcgtgtgtttgtgtgtgtgtgtttgtgtgtgtgtgtgtgtgcgtgtgtgtgtgtgtgtgtgcgtgtgtgtgtgtgtgtgtgtgcgtgtcacagttttgtgtgtgtgtgtgtgtgtgtgtgtgtgtgagtgtgtgtttgtgtgtgcgtgtgtttgtgtgtgtgtgtttgtgtgtgtgtgtgtgtgtgtgtgtgcgtgtgtgtgtgtgtgtgcgtgtcacagttctgtgtgtgtgtgtgtgtgtgtgtgtgtgagtgtgtgtgcgtgtcacagttctgtgtgtgtgtgtgtgtgtgtgtgtgtgtgtgtgtgtgtgtgtgtgtgtgtgtgtgtgtgtgtgtgtgagtgtgtgtgtgtgagtgtgtgtgtgtgagtgtgtgtgtgtgtgtgtgtgtgagtgtgtgtgtgtgtgtgcgtgtgtgtgtgtgtttgtgtgtgtgtgtgtgtgtgtgagtgtgtgtgtgtgtgtgcatgtgtgtgtgtgtgtgtgtgtgagtgtgtgtgtgtgtgcgtgtgtgtgtgtgtttgtgtgtgtgtgtgtgcgcgtgtcacagttctgtgtgtgtgtgtgtgtgtgtgtgtgtgtcacagttctgtgtgtgtgtgtcacagttctgtgtgtgtgtgtgtgtgagtgtgtgtgtgtgtttgtgtgcgtgtcacagttctgtgtgagtgtgtgtgtgtgtgtttgtgtgtgcgtgtcacagttctgtgtgtgtgtgtgtgtgtgtgtttgtgtgtgcgtgtcacagTTCTGTGTTCACGTATGCATGTTGGCGTGTATATCTGCCTGTGCCGGCTCAGTGTCCGCTCTGCTGTGTAACTCCAGGCgttctgctcctctgttctgctcctgggggggggtgcggggggggctGGCCTCTGCCCCCCCCAGGGTGTCGGCCGGCCAGCAGGTCCAGGGCAGGTTGCGCACCGCTCGGCGGAAGGTGTGGCTGAACAGGTAGTACACCAGCGGGTTGACGACGGTGGATGACTTGGCAAGCAGGCAGGGCAGCAGCGCCAGGCTGGGGGGAACGGGCGTGGCCTGCAGCACGGACCAAAGACTGACCGCAGCGTACGGAGCCCAGCTACCGAGGAACCCTGCGCTCACGAGGACCGCAATCTGGGGAATAAACACCCGCGTAATGAACACATGCATAATAAACACCCGCGTAATAAACACATGTAATAAACGCGCGTAATAAACGCTCGTAATAAACCATCAGCTCGTCCACGCCAGGGAACAATAGGGCGTGAGCTTGGTCTCATCGCTCTATAGCAGCCCCTCCTCGTCAGACCAGATGGATAAAGATTCACAAATTGAGAATATGACCTTGTTATCCTCCAGTGACACAGGCATGTGTGATTGGTGGTGAGTTTGCAATGTCAGAAATGGTGGGAATAGGCGTCACGTGAATCTAAGGAGATTTCttttcattaataataaaatcctAAGCTTGCAGTCAAAATCCATAAGCAGTTTTGATTGCAAGCTCTGCTCTGTTGGTGTTGTGTGGGTGAGTGCCTGcctcactgcagaaacacacctcTTTCCCGCCCTGCCCAGCCGGATTTCACTCCAGCTTGCAGTCATTCCTTATTCGTCTGTTAGCGTTTGAGGAATGGCACCCAAAATGGTGCTTGCATATGACCAGCAGACCTGGATCaattatgtcattgttttggattcaaatacatttttaagttctcgattgattttgcctggtgcaattcagaCAACCAAGTCGACCGGAAGGCGGGGTCTGGGAGTATTTCAGCAGGGATCTGGAGGTGGGTGTGCCCCGCGTGTGGAGAGGGACTGACCAGCACGAGCTTGCGCTGGGTCTTGATGACGCTGGGCAGGCGACGGCTGTGGACGGTTTTATAGGCCCGGTGCAGCCTGAGCACCAGGCCCGAGTAGCAGGCGATGATGACGGCGGCGGGGAGCACCAGCACCAGAGAGAACATGACGAAGACGAAGGCCCCGCTCGCGTCGCCCAGGTCCCCCCACGCCAGGCTGCAGGACGTCCCGAACGGCTCCGGCCCGTAGCGGCCCCAgcccagcagggggagcagtgCCCAGAGCAGGCCATACAGCCAGGTGCACGCCACCAGCACCCACACGCCCCGCAGACTGAGCTTCTCTTCTGcggacccaaacacacacgctaaACCCAAATGACTTTTACTAGTGTCCGTCTCCACTGCTGCTGTCTGCACAGTCTCTTCAGTGACTGTAATGTCATGttattgtttcttttgtttgctGGTCGTGCTGCTGTACAGTAATCTCACagttctgtgtttgtgcgtgtgtgtcactgttctgtgtttgtgtgtgtgtgtgtgtcactgttct
The sequence above is drawn from the Conger conger unplaced genomic scaffold, fConCon1.1 SCAFFOLD_98, whole genome shotgun sequence genome and encodes:
- the LOC133120015 gene encoding opsin-5-like, with the translated sequence MGDPMDDRYSSKLSPAVDYAAGAFLFLVALLTLLGNMLVLITAFKRRSQIKPAELLSVNLALTDLGAALSMYPMAIAASWSHGWVGGPPACRYYGMMGFLFGVASIATLTAMAGVRFIVCLSVQSPKEKLSLRGVWVLVACTWLYGLLWALLPLLGWGRYGPEPFGTSCSLAWGDLGDASGAFVFVMFSLVLVLPAAVIIACYSGLVLRLHRAYKTVHSRRLPSVIKTQRKLVLIAVLVSAGFLGSWAPYAAVSLWSVLQATPVPPSLALLPCLLAKSSTVVNPLVYYLFSHTFRRAVRNLPWTCWPADTLGGAEASPPRTPPQEQNRGAERLELHSRADTEPAQADIHANMHT